Proteins encoded together in one bacterium window:
- a CDS encoding replication-associated recombination protein A, whose protein sequence is MPNKPHTSPADSRPEFRPLADRLRPSSLKEMVGQSKVIGKGQFVRELIEHDEITSIIFWGPPGCGKTTLARIIAASGNYHFVEISAVTAGKADVLRVIEDARAMQRLNTRTILFVDEIHRFNKAQQDAFLPHIENGTIILIGATTENPSFEVITPLLSRSRVIVLEGLDHKELVTILKRATKLYPQLKVQTNALDALADFAAGDARAALNGLEAAIQVSPTKLSVESVKQAMQQVNLSYDKTGDFHYNLISAFIKSIRGSHVDAALYYLFRMLDAGEDPKFIARRLIILASEDIGMAAPAALNLATSCFLAVERVGLPECEYHLAHTTVALAKSPKSRAVADAMGRAKKAVRSYPAAQVPLELRNAPTKLMKELGYGKNYKWQADFQAPGGFLPEELTDERFYFDD, encoded by the coding sequence ATGCCAAATAAGCCACACACTTCTCCTGCTGACTCACGACCAGAGTTTCGTCCGCTCGCCGATCGACTGCGACCGAGCTCGCTCAAAGAAATGGTCGGACAAAGCAAGGTCATCGGTAAAGGTCAATTCGTACGTGAACTCATCGAGCACGACGAGATCACTTCGATCATTTTTTGGGGACCACCAGGATGCGGCAAGACGACTCTGGCGCGCATCATCGCAGCGTCCGGCAATTATCATTTCGTCGAGATTTCAGCCGTCACTGCAGGTAAGGCAGATGTTCTCCGAGTGATCGAGGACGCGCGAGCGATGCAGAGACTCAATACGCGCACGATTCTCTTCGTCGATGAAATTCATCGCTTCAATAAAGCCCAGCAAGACGCCTTTCTCCCTCACATAGAGAATGGGACTATCATCCTCATTGGCGCCACCACCGAGAACCCCAGCTTTGAGGTTATCACCCCACTCCTCTCGCGCAGCCGTGTCATTGTACTTGAAGGTCTCGATCACAAAGAACTGGTGACCATTCTCAAACGTGCAACCAAGCTCTACCCACAACTCAAAGTCCAAACCAATGCTCTCGATGCCTTGGCGGATTTTGCAGCTGGCGATGCGCGAGCCGCACTCAATGGCCTCGAGGCCGCAATCCAAGTGTCCCCCACTAAGTTGTCTGTGGAATCCGTTAAGCAAGCAATGCAACAGGTCAACTTAAGCTACGACAAGACAGGCGACTTCCACTACAACCTTATCTCGGCATTCATTAAATCGATCCGCGGCAGTCACGTCGACGCCGCGCTCTACTACCTCTTCCGCATGCTCGACGCTGGCGAAGACCCGAAGTTTATTGCTCGACGCCTGATTATCCTTGCCTCGGAGGACATTGGTATGGCCGCCCCCGCAGCACTCAATCTCGCCACAAGCTGCTTTCTAGCTGTTGAGCGCGTTGGCTTGCCCGAATGCGAGTACCATCTCGCTCACACGACTGTAGCACTGGCAAAATCACCCAAGAGTCGCGCGGTTGCCGATGCGATGGGACGAGCCAAGAAAGCAGTTAGAAGTTACCCTGCAGCACAAGTCCCACTTGAGCTACGTAATGCCCCGACCAAACTCATGAAAGAACTCGGCTATGGCAAAAACTACAAATGGCAGGCTGACTTTCAAGCACCAGGAGGCTTCCTGCCGGAAGAGCTCACCGACGAACGTTTTTACTTTGACGATTAG
- a CDS encoding DNA alkylation repair protein — MRADALKAELRAIGTSERARASAWFFKTAPGQYGHGDKFYGVSVPNQRKLIRRYRILPLREVKKLLQSEYHEVRLCACLILVEQYKRGDEHQKQAVYEFYLKNTKRINNWDLVDSSASYIVGAHLGGNALPVLEKLARSDDLWERRIAMLSCFYTICEGKSELALSVATILVHDSHDLIQKAVGWMLREVGKRVGQDVEEAWLCESDRYKAMPRTMLRYAIERFEPGLRKKYLKGLI; from the coding sequence ATGCGTGCGGATGCGCTTAAGGCAGAACTCCGAGCTATTGGAACCTCTGAGAGGGCGCGGGCATCGGCATGGTTTTTTAAGACTGCGCCAGGGCAGTACGGTCATGGTGACAAGTTTTATGGTGTATCGGTGCCTAATCAGCGGAAGCTCATTCGAAGGTATCGGATTTTGCCCCTGCGAGAAGTGAAGAAACTCTTACAGAGTGAGTATCATGAAGTCCGATTGTGCGCCTGCCTGATTCTGGTCGAACAGTACAAGCGAGGCGATGAGCATCAGAAGCAAGCTGTATATGAGTTTTATCTCAAGAACACGAAGCGCATAAATAATTGGGACCTCGTTGATTCCTCAGCCAGCTATATCGTAGGCGCACATCTGGGTGGCAACGCGTTGCCGGTGCTGGAGAAGTTGGCTCGTTCGGATGACCTGTGGGAGCGGCGTATTGCCATGCTGTCTTGTTTCTATACTATTTGCGAGGGCAAGTCTGAGCTAGCTTTGAGTGTAGCAACCATCCTAGTACATGATTCTCATGATCTGATTCAGAAAGCGGTTGGTTGGATGTTGCGTGAAGTTGGCAAGCGAGTTGGACAAGACGTAGAAGAGGCATGGTTGTGCGAAAGTGACAGATACAAAGCCATGCCTCGGACTATGCTGCGGTATGCGATCGAACGATTTGAGCCGGGACTACGTAAGAAATATCTCAAGGGCTTAATATAA
- a CDS encoding maleylpyruvate isomerase family mycothiol-dependent enzyme: protein MKVGTMDYEQLIIAERMYLAQLLRELKPKQWKTSTLCEGWDIEDLVAHIIVRDGGPLLARIGIIFPPLADRHNEAIGAQKSAAHQILIDKIEHIPWRGKNFRYNLIEFFVHNEDILRGQLKRTRDISDDLYAGLASFVPAMARLGLRKLDPSVRVTLVDSLTGDVYVARRGRGTDPHELTLTAEAPEFILLFMNRGRVADVRADGDKKTLDIYKHAQIGL, encoded by the coding sequence ATGAAGGTAGGAACTATGGATTACGAACAGCTCATTATTGCCGAGCGAATGTATCTCGCCCAACTTCTGCGAGAGCTTAAGCCCAAGCAGTGGAAGACTTCTACCTTGTGTGAAGGCTGGGATATTGAGGATCTTGTGGCGCATATTATTGTGCGTGACGGAGGTCCGTTATTGGCGCGAATTGGCATCATTTTTCCACCTCTGGCAGACAGACATAATGAAGCGATTGGTGCCCAAAAGAGCGCTGCCCACCAGATACTGATCGACAAGATTGAACACATTCCTTGGCGGGGCAAAAACTTCAGGTACAATTTGATCGAATTTTTTGTTCATAACGAAGATATCTTGCGCGGTCAGCTCAAGCGGACTCGTGACATATCAGACGATCTCTACGCAGGCCTCGCGAGCTTCGTGCCGGCCATGGCGCGTTTGGGTTTGCGCAAGCTCGACCCATCAGTGCGTGTGACGTTGGTGGATAGCCTGACTGGCGATGTGTATGTGGCGCGACGAGGACGTGGAACGGATCCACACGAACTGACACTTACAGCTGAAGCGCCTGAGTTTATATTGCTCTTTATGAATCGCGGTCGTGTGGCTGATGTGCGTGCCGATGGAGACAAAAAGACCCTCGACATTTACAAGCACGCTCAGATTGGACTCTAG
- a CDS encoding CapA family protein, whose product MPLNKTRFERLPSKSRGKHFMLLASFSVALVLFIGIGIFIYFQHTSNVEPPTYTVVTRPKITYAFDDIPSGRQPGIIQLLKILADHQNKDLAPSKTDAADILVTSMPHDNDLVFTTSGKTQLNNITSSAPLSTTTEKFGLRLADVSRTKPEDITKALAPTYSPAPPSWTYLAVGDIIPARDVYTYSKRYGFLYPYTKVSDTLKQADLTVANVETTIADGQANGEGAGMMVFTAPSQAFQGLVESGIDGINLANNHAMNGGGAKVTEMLAGLDARQIGHFGVSTTNGVNTWATTVKGIKVTHLSFNTVPGSIEPTTSTPGARRISLKPWGSLSDNDIALVQEQIKAAKQSSDVVIPWFQWGTEYTHDANDEQRRLAHAAIDAGAEVVIGTHPHWTQGIEWYNGHFIAYSLGNFIFDQNWSDETRRSFTVQLAFTGTKVTGVRLFPAYIENWVQPRFLAPSESLYQQILADIASHSWWE is encoded by the coding sequence GTGCCGCTAAATAAGACCCGCTTTGAACGACTACCCTCCAAGTCACGTGGTAAGCACTTCATGCTTCTTGCTAGCTTCAGTGTAGCGCTTGTGCTTTTTATAGGTATTGGAATCTTTATTTATTTTCAGCACACGAGCAATGTCGAACCGCCAACATATACCGTCGTAACACGACCAAAGATAACATACGCATTTGACGATATCCCTTCCGGACGACAGCCGGGTATCATCCAATTATTGAAGATATTAGCAGACCACCAAAACAAAGACCTTGCACCAAGCAAGACGGATGCAGCCGACATACTCGTTACCTCCATGCCGCACGACAACGATCTCGTTTTCACCACTTCAGGCAAGACGCAATTAAATAACATCACGAGCAGTGCGCCATTATCTACGACCACGGAGAAGTTTGGACTGCGACTAGCTGATGTCTCGCGCACTAAACCAGAGGACATCACAAAAGCGCTCGCACCCACCTACTCGCCAGCTCCACCATCATGGACCTACCTCGCCGTAGGCGACATCATCCCCGCCCGTGACGTCTACACCTACTCGAAGCGATATGGCTTTCTCTACCCCTATACCAAGGTCAGCGACACACTCAAGCAAGCCGATCTCACTGTTGCAAATGTGGAGACCACCATCGCCGATGGTCAGGCCAATGGCGAGGGCGCTGGCATGATGGTTTTCACGGCACCAAGCCAAGCTTTCCAGGGCCTTGTTGAGTCGGGCATCGACGGTATTAATCTCGCAAATAATCATGCGATGAACGGTGGTGGTGCAAAAGTCACCGAAATGCTTGCTGGTCTCGATGCTCGCCAGATCGGGCACTTTGGCGTCAGCACCACAAATGGCGTAAATACCTGGGCTACCACAGTCAAAGGCATCAAGGTCACTCACCTGAGCTTTAACACTGTACCGGGCAGCATTGAACCTACAACAAGCACACCTGGAGCACGACGAATTTCACTCAAGCCATGGGGAAGCTTATCCGATAACGATATAGCCCTCGTGCAAGAGCAAATTAAAGCTGCTAAACAGTCATCCGATGTAGTCATCCCTTGGTTTCAATGGGGTACCGAATACACACATGATGCCAACGATGAACAACGCCGTCTCGCCCACGCCGCAATCGATGCCGGCGCCGAAGTCGTCATCGGCACTCACCCACACTGGACGCAAGGCATCGAGTGGTACAATGGCCACTTCATCGCTTATTCTCTCGGCAACTTTATCTTTGATCAAAACTGGAGCGACGAAACTCGACGCTCATTTACCGTCCAGCTTGCATTTACTGGCACGAAGGTCACTGGTGTACGACTCTTCCCTGCTTATATCGAGAATTGGGTGCAGCCCCGCTTCTTGGCGCCATCAGAGAGCCTGTATCAACAAATCCTTGCCGACATTGCTTCCCACTCCTGGTGGGAGTAG
- a CDS encoding transglycosylase family protein, translated as MTALLLIAVLGIFSSACRYHPIDGFPLTDLRAFNALHGSNVSPEAAKTACETADATQGPGTCQRFIEAINTARLNELARAKFASIGGLTDAQLARLAKCESGGNPRARSSSGRYTGLYQFDRSTWNGVARRIAPEYIGVLPGDAPPYVQHAMARRLYKERGRRPWPICGRRI; from the coding sequence TTGACTGCGCTACTCCTGATTGCCGTGCTCGGTATCTTCAGTAGCGCATGTCGATACCACCCCATCGACGGCTTCCCGCTGACAGACCTGCGAGCATTCAACGCTCTGCATGGCTCAAATGTGAGCCCCGAAGCCGCGAAGACAGCCTGCGAGACTGCCGACGCGACCCAGGGGCCTGGAACCTGTCAAAGGTTCATCGAGGCCATCAACACCGCCCGGCTGAACGAACTGGCTCGGGCCAAGTTCGCATCAATCGGCGGCCTGACGGACGCACAGCTGGCCCGATTGGCCAAATGTGAGTCCGGCGGCAACCCGCGTGCTCGCTCGAGTAGCGGTCGCTACACCGGCCTGTACCAGTTCGACCGAAGCACCTGGAACGGCGTGGCTCGGCGCATCGCCCCGGAATACATTGGCGTGCTGCCTGGCGACGCTCCGCCCTATGTGCAGCATGCCATGGCACGACGGCTCTACAAAGAGCGTGGCCGACGGCCTTGGCCGATCTGCGGTAGGCGCATCTGA
- the msrB gene encoding peptide-methionine (R)-S-oxide reductase MsrB gives MADQQHMSEDDLRSQLTAEEYEITQHAGTEAPFSGKYWDEHADGTYACKVCGQLLFDSEHKFDSGSGWPSFDRAVSGGVEMRSDEDRGMSRTEVVCSRCGAHLGHMFEDGPKETTGQRFCINSTSLNLKKRSQ, from the coding sequence ATGGCTGATCAGCAGCACATGAGTGAAGACGACCTGCGCTCGCAACTGACCGCCGAAGAATATGAGATAACGCAGCATGCGGGGACGGAAGCCCCATTTTCTGGAAAATACTGGGATGAACATGCAGACGGCACCTATGCCTGCAAGGTATGTGGTCAGCTACTTTTTGATAGTGAGCACAAATTTGATTCTGGATCTGGGTGGCCGAGCTTTGATCGTGCAGTATCTGGGGGTGTCGAAATGCGCTCAGATGAGGATCGTGGTATGAGCCGTACAGAGGTGGTTTGCAGTCGATGTGGTGCACATCTTGGGCACATGTTTGAGGACGGGCCAAAAGAAACGACAGGACAGAGATTTTGTATTAATTCTACCAGTCTTAATTTGAAGAAAAGGTCTCAATAA
- a CDS encoding M3 family oligoendopeptidase: MKADHTEAVQWDLEQILPLKEFDALYAEIESEIPKYTAWQKKLKPDMATEQFVEHVEWSTRVSEKFTRLVDRVALWETTDIKDGEPARLKARAQDLGVQIAEVTRPIGMWLKGKEVEGMEVLDDKNATRLFAALPDYEYSLQHSRRMAKFTLSLEAESIITHKDTTGTSVLTDLRDAIEADFEYSLKLADKKQIYKTTSELMRHVYAADADEREVAYRALYVPYEREKQKFFKVYQAVVKDWAYEAALRGYDSTISMRNAGNHIPDTAIETLLQVCEDESKVFQDFFRWKQQQLGLKQIRRFDIYAPVGESQHEFSYAEAVDLTLKSFMDFSPDFAVKAQRIIDEQHIDSHPNPNKRGGAFCATVTPSMAPYVLLNYAGKARDVSTLAHELGHGVHSLYASHLPIGVQHANLPLAETASTFGEMLLFENMLDALDDPAERQAMIAEKIADSYATICRQTYFVKFELEAHKVIPEGAGVEDLEKLWLDTLHAQFGDSVAVDDVFRHEWAYIPHIVHTPFYCYAYSFGELLSLSLYARYKQEGRSFVPKIENILKVGGSRDPHKVLMEVGVDMASADFWRGGFAIIKTWVKGLQ, from the coding sequence ATGAAGGCAGATCATACCGAAGCAGTGCAGTGGGATCTCGAGCAAATTCTTCCACTGAAGGAGTTTGACGCACTTTATGCTGAAATCGAATCCGAGATCCCGAAATATACTGCGTGGCAGAAGAAGCTAAAGCCCGATATGGCGACTGAGCAGTTTGTCGAACATGTTGAGTGGAGCACGAGAGTTAGCGAAAAATTTACTCGCTTAGTAGATCGTGTTGCTTTGTGGGAGACGACTGATATCAAGGATGGCGAGCCGGCTCGTCTGAAGGCCCGCGCCCAAGATCTAGGTGTACAAATTGCTGAAGTTACTCGACCTATCGGGATGTGGCTTAAGGGTAAGGAAGTCGAGGGGATGGAAGTGCTCGATGACAAAAACGCCACGCGTCTTTTTGCGGCTTTGCCCGACTACGAATACTCGCTGCAGCACTCTCGCAGGATGGCGAAATTTACACTCTCACTCGAGGCAGAGAGCATTATTACTCACAAGGATACGACTGGTACGAGCGTACTGACGGATTTGCGCGATGCGATCGAGGCAGACTTTGAGTATTCACTGAAGCTGGCGGACAAGAAGCAAATCTACAAGACGACTTCGGAGCTGATGCGGCATGTGTATGCTGCTGACGCCGACGAGCGCGAGGTGGCATATCGGGCACTATACGTACCGTATGAGCGCGAGAAGCAAAAGTTCTTTAAGGTCTATCAGGCGGTGGTAAAAGATTGGGCGTATGAGGCTGCATTACGCGGATACGATAGTACTATCTCGATGCGCAACGCCGGTAATCACATTCCAGATACGGCGATTGAGACGCTTCTGCAGGTGTGTGAGGACGAGTCAAAAGTGTTTCAAGATTTCTTTCGATGGAAGCAACAACAACTTGGCCTCAAACAAATACGCCGCTTTGATATCTACGCGCCTGTTGGCGAAAGCCAGCATGAGTTTAGCTATGCCGAGGCAGTTGATTTGACGCTGAAGAGCTTCATGGACTTCTCACCAGATTTTGCGGTGAAGGCTCAGCGAATTATTGATGAGCAACACATTGATTCGCACCCGAATCCAAATAAGCGTGGAGGAGCCTTCTGCGCCACCGTTACGCCCTCGATGGCGCCGTATGTATTGCTCAATTACGCTGGCAAGGCGCGTGATGTCAGTACGCTCGCCCATGAGCTCGGACATGGTGTGCATTCGCTCTACGCGAGCCACTTGCCGATCGGCGTACAGCACGCAAACCTTCCGCTTGCAGAAACTGCTTCAACTTTTGGTGAAATGCTGCTCTTTGAAAATATGCTCGATGCTCTCGATGATCCGGCTGAGCGGCAAGCGATGATTGCTGAAAAGATTGCCGACAGTTACGCCACCATTTGTCGCCAGACGTACTTCGTGAAGTTTGAGCTTGAAGCACACAAAGTGATTCCTGAAGGGGCTGGGGTCGAAGACTTAGAGAAGTTGTGGCTTGACACCCTGCATGCTCAGTTTGGCGACTCAGTGGCGGTTGACGACGTGTTTCGTCATGAGTGGGCCTACATCCCGCACATCGTGCATACGCCGTTTTATTGTTATGCCTACAGCTTTGGTGAGTTACTGAGTTTGTCGCTATATGCGCGCTATAAGCAAGAAGGGCGGTCATTTGTGCCGAAGATTGAGAATATTCTGAAGGTCGGCGGTTCGCGCGATCCGCATAAGGTCTTAATGGAAGTTGGCGTTGACATGGCGAGTGCTGATTTCTGGCGCGGCGGTTTTGCGATTATCAAGACCTGGGTTAAGGGTTTGCAGTAA